A single Vigna radiata var. radiata cultivar VC1973A chromosome 8, Vradiata_ver6, whole genome shotgun sequence DNA region contains:
- the LOC106771008 gene encoding polycomb group protein FERTILIZATION-INDEPENDENT ENDOSPERM isoform X1, with translation MEDKGKKGKTFGLGCEPVVGSLAPAKKKQYRITNRLQEGQRPIYAVAFNFLDSRFLNVFVTVGGNRITVYQCLEGGIIAVLQSYVDEDKDEAFYTVSWACSDKGSPFIVAGGSKGIIRVIDAGRESIYRSFIGHGNPINEVRTQTLKPSLVISASRDESLRLWNTQTGICILIFAGAGGHRNEVLSVDFHPSDIYRVCSCGMDTTVKIWSIKDFWTYVEKSFTWTDLPSKFPTKFVQHPVYSASVHVNYVDCTRWLGDFILSKSVDDEIMLWEPKVKDEITGTGAVDVLQKYPIPSCDIWFLKFSCDFHFNIATVGNRAGQIYVWELQSCPPVLATKLSHPQSNSPIRQTATSFDGSTILSCTEDGTIWRWDDVSNSST, from the exons ATGGAGGACAAGGGTAAAAAGGGAAAAACATTTGGCTTAGGGTGTGAGCCTGTGGTGGGATCGTTGGCTCCggcaaaaaagaaacaatacaGAATCACCAATCGCCTCCAAGAGGGGCAACGTCCTATATACGCTGTCGCTTTCAACTTCCTTGACTCTCGTTTCCTCAACGTTTTCGTCACTGTTGGTGGCAACAGA ATTACTGTTTATCAATGCCTTGAAGGAGGGATTATTGCTGTTTTGCAGTCTTATGTGGACGAGGAT AAGGATGAGGCTTTTTACACTGTGAGTTGGGCATGCAGTGATAAGGGGAGTCCATTTATTGTGGCTGGAGGAAGCAAGGGGATAATCCGAGTCATTGATGCTGGCCGTGAGAGCATATACCGG AGTTTTATTGGCCATGGGAACCCTATAAATGAAGTCAGAACCCAAACATTGAAACCATCGCTTGTGATATCTGCAAGCAGA GATGAATCTCTTCGGTTGTGGAATACTCAAACTGGAATATGTATCCTGATATTTGCAGGAGCTGGAGGACACCGCAACGAAGTCCTAAGTGTT GACTTTCATCCTTCGGATATATATCGTGTTTGTAGTTGTGGCATGGATACTACTGTAAAAATATGGTCTATAAAGG ACTTCTGGACATATGTAGAAAAATCATTCACATGGACAGATCTTCCTTCAAAGTTCCCAACAAAATTTGTCCAACATCCT GTATACAGTGCTTCGGTTCATGTAAATTATGTTGACTGTACTAGGTGGTTGGGTGATTTCATCCTTTCAAAG AGTGTTGATGATGAAATTATGTTGTGGGAACCTAAAGTGAAGGATGAAATTACAGGAACG GGTGCAGTTGACGTCCTTCAGAAATACCCCATTCCTTCATGTGATATCTGGTTCCTCAAGTTTTCATGTGATTTCCATTTCAACATAGCTACAGTAG GTAACAGGGCAGGCCAGATTTATGTTTGGGAATTGCAGTCATGTCCTCCTGTACTTGCTACAAA GTTGTCACATCCTCAATCAAACTCTCCGATCAGGCAGACTGCTACTTCCTTTGATGGAAG TACTATATTGAGTTGCACTGAGGATGGGACAATATGGCGCTGGGATGATGTTTCAAACTCTTCAACCTAA
- the LOC106771008 gene encoding polycomb group protein FERTILIZATION-INDEPENDENT ENDOSPERM isoform X2, with amino-acid sequence MEDKGKKGKTFGLGCEPVVGSLAPAKKKQYRITNRLQEGQRPIYAVAFNFLDSRFLNVFVTVGGNRITVYQCLEGGIIAVLQSYVDEDDEAFYTVSWACSDKGSPFIVAGGSKGIIRVIDAGRESIYRSFIGHGNPINEVRTQTLKPSLVISASRDESLRLWNTQTGICILIFAGAGGHRNEVLSVDFHPSDIYRVCSCGMDTTVKIWSIKDFWTYVEKSFTWTDLPSKFPTKFVQHPVYSASVHVNYVDCTRWLGDFILSKSVDDEIMLWEPKVKDEITGTGAVDVLQKYPIPSCDIWFLKFSCDFHFNIATVGNRAGQIYVWELQSCPPVLATKLSHPQSNSPIRQTATSFDGSTILSCTEDGTIWRWDDVSNSST; translated from the exons ATGGAGGACAAGGGTAAAAAGGGAAAAACATTTGGCTTAGGGTGTGAGCCTGTGGTGGGATCGTTGGCTCCggcaaaaaagaaacaatacaGAATCACCAATCGCCTCCAAGAGGGGCAACGTCCTATATACGCTGTCGCTTTCAACTTCCTTGACTCTCGTTTCCTCAACGTTTTCGTCACTGTTGGTGGCAACAGA ATTACTGTTTATCAATGCCTTGAAGGAGGGATTATTGCTGTTTTGCAGTCTTATGTGGACGAGGAT GATGAGGCTTTTTACACTGTGAGTTGGGCATGCAGTGATAAGGGGAGTCCATTTATTGTGGCTGGAGGAAGCAAGGGGATAATCCGAGTCATTGATGCTGGCCGTGAGAGCATATACCGG AGTTTTATTGGCCATGGGAACCCTATAAATGAAGTCAGAACCCAAACATTGAAACCATCGCTTGTGATATCTGCAAGCAGA GATGAATCTCTTCGGTTGTGGAATACTCAAACTGGAATATGTATCCTGATATTTGCAGGAGCTGGAGGACACCGCAACGAAGTCCTAAGTGTT GACTTTCATCCTTCGGATATATATCGTGTTTGTAGTTGTGGCATGGATACTACTGTAAAAATATGGTCTATAAAGG ACTTCTGGACATATGTAGAAAAATCATTCACATGGACAGATCTTCCTTCAAAGTTCCCAACAAAATTTGTCCAACATCCT GTATACAGTGCTTCGGTTCATGTAAATTATGTTGACTGTACTAGGTGGTTGGGTGATTTCATCCTTTCAAAG AGTGTTGATGATGAAATTATGTTGTGGGAACCTAAAGTGAAGGATGAAATTACAGGAACG GGTGCAGTTGACGTCCTTCAGAAATACCCCATTCCTTCATGTGATATCTGGTTCCTCAAGTTTTCATGTGATTTCCATTTCAACATAGCTACAGTAG GTAACAGGGCAGGCCAGATTTATGTTTGGGAATTGCAGTCATGTCCTCCTGTACTTGCTACAAA GTTGTCACATCCTCAATCAAACTCTCCGATCAGGCAGACTGCTACTTCCTTTGATGGAAG TACTATATTGAGTTGCACTGAGGATGGGACAATATGGCGCTGGGATGATGTTTCAAACTCTTCAACCTAA
- the LOC106771201 gene encoding coumaroyl-CoA:anthocyanidin 3-O-glucoside-6''-O-coumaroyltransferase 1 isoform X1 has protein sequence MADVRELDSVKIIEQCEVSPPPNSLPSTILPLTFFDIPWFFCNSVQRIFFYEFPHPTQNFLQTTLPILKHSLSLSLQHFFPFASNLIVPPQLHLSHIRYLQGDSLSFTVAESTADFTLLTSHSPQDVRNWHPLIPTLPSPRLEQDDIRVMPLMAIQVTLFPNSGFSICLTFNHIAGDGKSLHHFIKFWASLCKARGDFTSVETSFSLPSHQRDKVKDPKGLKFIYFRELGHFLSKRMEFAGPVRDVITNRVRFTVLLSLEQVRKLKKWVSLKSASNYSGLLHISTFVVACSLIWVCKNRSEEKKASFSEECDELCHLVFLADCRERSEFSLSSTYFGNCLTSYNVAIKRSELVGEDGIVAAANAIGKEITNLKSDPLRKAETFISDYKEVTKPGKSVLVIAGSPKLGVYKTDFGWGKPKKCAAAHIESSRSVSLSDCRDENAGIENSLNIEEISRFTGKPWKLYTENFSSHNFIGLAFPVSGRFSTYQILPSYWGSWRRRNHCGRESLWLQPFYLQRDQSIALLYAFITYIQSSLPNLIIFSSFHNQILHTQKLNIIS, from the exons ATGGCTGACGTGAGAGAACTTGATTCAGTGAAGATAATAGAGCAGTGTGAAGTTTCTCCGCCACCAAATTCTCTTCCTTCAACCATTCTTCCCCTAACTTTCTTTGATATTCCATGGTTCTTCTGCAACTCCGTCCAACGTATCTTCTTCTATGAGTTTCCCCATCCCACTCAAAACTTCCTCCAAACAACACTTCCTATTCTCAAACACTCTCTTTCGCTCTCTCTCCAACACTTCTTCCCTTTTGCCTCCAATCTCATCGTTCCACCACAACTCCACCTCTCTCACATCCGTTACCTTCAAGGTGACTCTCTCTCCTTCACCGTTGCAGAGTCCACCGCAGACTTTACTCTCCTCACATCTCATTCTCCTCAAGACGTTCGAAACTGGCACCCTCTTATTCCCACCTTGCCTTCCCCACGTCTTGAGCAGGATGACATACGTGTGATGCCTCTCATGGCCATTCAAGTCACGCTTTTTCCAAACTCTGGCTTCAGCATCTGCCTTACCTTCAACCACATTGCTGGGGATGGTAAATCACTTCATCATTTCATCAAGTTTTGGGCTTCTCTTTGCAAGGCAAGAGGGGACTTCACTTCCGTTGAGACCTCCTTCTCTCTTCCATCACACCAGAGAGACAAAGTTAAAGACCCAAAGGGGCTTAAGTTCATTTACTTTCGAGAACTTGGACATTTTCTGTCGAAAAGAATGGAGTTCGCAGGGCCTGTGCGAGATGTTATCACTAACAGGGTTCGCTTCACTGTCCTACTCAGTCTTGAACAAGTTAGGAAACTAAAGAAATGGGTCTCTCTTAAAAGTGCCAGCAACTATTCGGGGTTATTACACATATCAACCTTTGTTGTGGCATGCTCTTTGATCTGGGTTTGCAAGAACAGGTCGGAAGAAAAAAAAGCCAGTTTTTCTGAAGAGTGTGATGAGCTTTGCCACTTAGTGTTTCTAGCAGATTGTCGTGAGCGTTCTGaattttcattatcttcaaCGTACTTTGGAAATTGTTTAACCTCTTACAATGTGGCAATAAAGAGGAGTGAGTTAGTGGGAGAAGATGGGATCGTTGCTGCGGCAAATGCTATTGGAAAGGAAATTACAAATTTGAAGAGTGATCCTTTGAGAAAAGCTGAAACGTTTATCTCAGATTATAAAGAGGTCACGAAACCTGGTAAATCTGTGTTGGTTATTGCAGGTTCACCAAAATTGGGTGTGTACAAGACTGATTTTGGTTGGGGAAAGCCTAAGAAATGTGCAGCAGCTCATATTGAATCGTCAAGATCCGTTTCTCTTTCTGATTGCAGAGACGAAAACGCAGGAATTGAG AACAGTCTAAATATAGAAGAGATTTCGAGATTTACAGGAAAACCATGGAAGTTGTATACAGAAAACTTCTCCAGCCACAACTTCATAG GTTTAGCTTTTCCTGTCTCTGGAAGATTTTCCACATATCAAATTCTCCCTAGTTATTGGGGAAGTTGGAGAAGAAGAAACCATTGTGGCAGAGAAAGCCTCTGGCTACAACCCTTTTACCTACAGAGAGATCAATCAATTGCATTACTATATGCTTTTATTACTTATATACAATCCAGTCTTCCAAACCTCATCATCTTCAGCTCCTTCCACAACCAAATTCTCCACActcaaaaattaaacattatttccTAA
- the LOC106771201 gene encoding coumaroyl-CoA:anthocyanidin 3-O-glucoside-6''-O-coumaroyltransferase 1 isoform X2 has translation MADVRELDSVKIIEQCEVSPPPNSLPSTILPLTFFDIPWFFCNSVQRIFFYEFPHPTQNFLQTTLPILKHSLSLSLQHFFPFASNLIVPPQLHLSHIRYLQGDSLSFTVAESTADFTLLTSHSPQDVRNWHPLIPTLPSPRLEQDDIRVMPLMAIQVTLFPNSGFSICLTFNHIAGDGKSLHHFIKFWASLCKARGDFTSVETSFSLPSHQRDKVKDPKGLKFIYFRELGHFLSKRMEFAGPVRDVITNRVRFTVLLSLEQVRKLKKWVSLKSASNYSGLLHISTFVVACSLIWVCKNRSEEKKASFSEECDELCHLVFLADCRERSEFSLSSTYFGNCLTSYNVAIKRSELVGEDGIVAAANAIGKEITNLKSDPLRKAETFISDYKEVTKPGKSVLVIAGSPKLGVYKTDFGWGKPKKCAAAHIESSRSVSLSDCRDENAGIESKYRRDFEIYRKTMEVVYRKLLQPQLHRLICLTNFSIQTKTSLKRKLYFLFLSAC, from the exons ATGGCTGACGTGAGAGAACTTGATTCAGTGAAGATAATAGAGCAGTGTGAAGTTTCTCCGCCACCAAATTCTCTTCCTTCAACCATTCTTCCCCTAACTTTCTTTGATATTCCATGGTTCTTCTGCAACTCCGTCCAACGTATCTTCTTCTATGAGTTTCCCCATCCCACTCAAAACTTCCTCCAAACAACACTTCCTATTCTCAAACACTCTCTTTCGCTCTCTCTCCAACACTTCTTCCCTTTTGCCTCCAATCTCATCGTTCCACCACAACTCCACCTCTCTCACATCCGTTACCTTCAAGGTGACTCTCTCTCCTTCACCGTTGCAGAGTCCACCGCAGACTTTACTCTCCTCACATCTCATTCTCCTCAAGACGTTCGAAACTGGCACCCTCTTATTCCCACCTTGCCTTCCCCACGTCTTGAGCAGGATGACATACGTGTGATGCCTCTCATGGCCATTCAAGTCACGCTTTTTCCAAACTCTGGCTTCAGCATCTGCCTTACCTTCAACCACATTGCTGGGGATGGTAAATCACTTCATCATTTCATCAAGTTTTGGGCTTCTCTTTGCAAGGCAAGAGGGGACTTCACTTCCGTTGAGACCTCCTTCTCTCTTCCATCACACCAGAGAGACAAAGTTAAAGACCCAAAGGGGCTTAAGTTCATTTACTTTCGAGAACTTGGACATTTTCTGTCGAAAAGAATGGAGTTCGCAGGGCCTGTGCGAGATGTTATCACTAACAGGGTTCGCTTCACTGTCCTACTCAGTCTTGAACAAGTTAGGAAACTAAAGAAATGGGTCTCTCTTAAAAGTGCCAGCAACTATTCGGGGTTATTACACATATCAACCTTTGTTGTGGCATGCTCTTTGATCTGGGTTTGCAAGAACAGGTCGGAAGAAAAAAAAGCCAGTTTTTCTGAAGAGTGTGATGAGCTTTGCCACTTAGTGTTTCTAGCAGATTGTCGTGAGCGTTCTGaattttcattatcttcaaCGTACTTTGGAAATTGTTTAACCTCTTACAATGTGGCAATAAAGAGGAGTGAGTTAGTGGGAGAAGATGGGATCGTTGCTGCGGCAAATGCTATTGGAAAGGAAATTACAAATTTGAAGAGTGATCCTTTGAGAAAAGCTGAAACGTTTATCTCAGATTATAAAGAGGTCACGAAACCTGGTAAATCTGTGTTGGTTATTGCAGGTTCACCAAAATTGGGTGTGTACAAGACTGATTTTGGTTGGGGAAAGCCTAAGAAATGTGCAGCAGCTCATATTGAATCGTCAAGATCCGTTTCTCTTTCTGATTGCAGAGACGAAAACGCAGGAATTGAG TCTAAATATAGAAGAGATTTCGAGATTTACAGGAAAACCATGGAAGTTGTATACAGAAAACTTCTCCAGCCACAACTTCATAGGTTAATCTGCCTCACAAACTTTAGTATACAGACAAAAACTTcactaaaaagaaaactttactttctttttttatcagcaTGTTAA
- the LOC106771201 gene encoding coumaroyl-CoA:anthocyanidin 3-O-glucoside-6''-O-coumaroyltransferase 1 isoform X3, whose translation MADVRELDSVKIIEQCEVSPPPNSLPSTILPLTFFDIPWFFCNSVQRIFFYEFPHPTQNFLQTTLPILKHSLSLSLQHFFPFASNLIVPPQLHLSHIRYLQGDSLSFTVAESTADFTLLTSHSPQDVRNWHPLIPTLPSPRLEQDDIRVMPLMAIQVTLFPNSGFSICLTFNHIAGDGKSLHHFIKFWASLCKARGDFTSVETSFSLPSHQRDKVKDPKGLKFIYFRELGHFLSKRMEFAGPVRDVITNRVRFTVLLSLEQVRKLKKWVSLKSASNYSGLLHISTFVVACSLIWVCKNRSEEKKASFSEECDELCHLVFLADCRERSEFSLSSTYFGNCLTSYNVAIKRSELVGEDGIVAAANAIGKEITNLKSDPLRKAETFISDYKEVTKPGKSVLVIAGSPKLGVYKTDFGWGKPKKCAAAHIESSRSVSLSDCRDENAGIEVGMALERTHMNKFTNILEKEIHNIDKSD comes from the coding sequence ATGGCTGACGTGAGAGAACTTGATTCAGTGAAGATAATAGAGCAGTGTGAAGTTTCTCCGCCACCAAATTCTCTTCCTTCAACCATTCTTCCCCTAACTTTCTTTGATATTCCATGGTTCTTCTGCAACTCCGTCCAACGTATCTTCTTCTATGAGTTTCCCCATCCCACTCAAAACTTCCTCCAAACAACACTTCCTATTCTCAAACACTCTCTTTCGCTCTCTCTCCAACACTTCTTCCCTTTTGCCTCCAATCTCATCGTTCCACCACAACTCCACCTCTCTCACATCCGTTACCTTCAAGGTGACTCTCTCTCCTTCACCGTTGCAGAGTCCACCGCAGACTTTACTCTCCTCACATCTCATTCTCCTCAAGACGTTCGAAACTGGCACCCTCTTATTCCCACCTTGCCTTCCCCACGTCTTGAGCAGGATGACATACGTGTGATGCCTCTCATGGCCATTCAAGTCACGCTTTTTCCAAACTCTGGCTTCAGCATCTGCCTTACCTTCAACCACATTGCTGGGGATGGTAAATCACTTCATCATTTCATCAAGTTTTGGGCTTCTCTTTGCAAGGCAAGAGGGGACTTCACTTCCGTTGAGACCTCCTTCTCTCTTCCATCACACCAGAGAGACAAAGTTAAAGACCCAAAGGGGCTTAAGTTCATTTACTTTCGAGAACTTGGACATTTTCTGTCGAAAAGAATGGAGTTCGCAGGGCCTGTGCGAGATGTTATCACTAACAGGGTTCGCTTCACTGTCCTACTCAGTCTTGAACAAGTTAGGAAACTAAAGAAATGGGTCTCTCTTAAAAGTGCCAGCAACTATTCGGGGTTATTACACATATCAACCTTTGTTGTGGCATGCTCTTTGATCTGGGTTTGCAAGAACAGGTCGGAAGAAAAAAAAGCCAGTTTTTCTGAAGAGTGTGATGAGCTTTGCCACTTAGTGTTTCTAGCAGATTGTCGTGAGCGTTCTGaattttcattatcttcaaCGTACTTTGGAAATTGTTTAACCTCTTACAATGTGGCAATAAAGAGGAGTGAGTTAGTGGGAGAAGATGGGATCGTTGCTGCGGCAAATGCTATTGGAAAGGAAATTACAAATTTGAAGAGTGATCCTTTGAGAAAAGCTGAAACGTTTATCTCAGATTATAAAGAGGTCACGAAACCTGGTAAATCTGTGTTGGTTATTGCAGGTTCACCAAAATTGGGTGTGTACAAGACTGATTTTGGTTGGGGAAAGCCTAAGAAATGTGCAGCAGCTCATATTGAATCGTCAAGATCCGTTTCTCTTTCTGATTGCAGAGACGAAAACGCAGGAATTGAGGTTGGAATGGCACTTGAAAGAACTCATATGAATAAGTTCACCAACATCTTAGAAAAGGAAATCCATAATATTGATAAATCTGATTAA
- the LOC106770117 gene encoding uncharacterized protein LOC106770117, with amino-acid sequence MSLKSAKAMWDYLKEEYDENNQIKSMKVSNLIRDFELQKMKESETMKEYFMRLLNIANIVRLLGFEFKDSRIVEKILVTVPERFGATITTLENTKDFSKITLTELLNFLQAQEQRRAMREEGFIEEALLAKHEDIWKKKKPTTK; translated from the coding sequence ATGTCTCTAAAGTCAGCTAAAGCCATGTGGGATTATCTCAAAGAAGAATATgatgaaaataatcaaattaaaagcaTGAAGGTGTCGAATCTCATTAGAGACTTTGAATTGCAAAAGATGAAGGAATCTGAAACTATGAAAGAGTACTTTATGAGGCTTCTGAACATAGCAAACATAGTAAGATTGCTTGGTTTTGAATTTAAGGACTCTCGTATTGTTGAAAAAATTCTAGTTACAGTACCTGAAAGATTTGGAGCTACCATAACCACGTTAGAAAACACTAAGGATTTTTCCAAGATCACTTTGACAGAGTTACTGAATTTCTTGCAGGCACAAGAGCAACGAAGGGCTATGAGAGAAGAAGGATTTATTGAGGAAGCCTTGCTTGCTAAACATGAAGacatttggaaaaaaaaaaaaccaacaaccaAATAG